The sequence below is a genomic window from Sebastes fasciatus isolate fSebFas1 chromosome 18, fSebFas1.pri, whole genome shotgun sequence.
cgcataatttcaaaaatgtttgagTTAGCGCTAGCTAGATGCTAGCAactaagctagctagctacatcTCCAGAGCAGAGCGATACAGGTCAACACTGACAGCTTTATGACGTGATGAATGTTGTTCTGACTGGCAGGCAAATAGAAAGATGGACATAGCCAAAAATATCCCCacatgttatatattattataaattatagttattataatacacataataataataataataccgatttctttctttttttatcattttcccTCATCTTCCCTCCTATTGGCTGAGGCCCCCTAGCAGCCCCCACTCTCCTAAATGATAAAGATGGGTTATCTGCAGAGGTCACATTTAATGTCTGTGACGATtcaaataaagtttaagtttaacTTTATTTCTCAGTCTACTGTGAAGTCATATTACACACAGTGTTACAGTGTTGAAAAGCCACCTATAGACCCATGATGCTCCAACGTCACTGAGGCCTGAGGCTCCTATTGTAAAGGGGGCTGTAGCCTACAGCAGGGACCTTTCAGCTCAGTCTCCAGTCTGTGTGGAGAGCACTGTCAGGTTGATGTGGCTGGTGAATAAACTGGATTAGATTGTGATCTGGCTGTGTGGGGAAAACAATCTTCTCCCAAGTGGTAGGTTTCTTCCAGACTGCATCAAGCCTGCCAGGCCCGCTCCAGAGGAGCATCTCCGCATCCTCCTGCAGAGGAGCATCTCCGCATCCTCCTGCAGAGGAGCATCTCCGCGGCCCGCTGCAGAGGAGCATCTCCTCGGCCCGCTGCAGAGGAGCATCTCCTCGGCCCGCTGCAGAGGAGCATCTCCTCGGCCCGCTGCAGAGGAGCATCTCCGCATCCTCCTGCAGAGGAGCATCTCCGCATCCTCCTGCAGAGGAGCATCTCCGCATCCTCCTGCAGAGGAGTATCTCCTCGGCCCGCTGCAGAGGAGCATCTCCGCATCCTCCTGCAGAGGAGTATCTCCTCGGCCCGCTGCAGAGGAGCATCTCCGCATCCTCCTGCAGAGGAGTATCTCCTCGGCCCGCTGCAGAGGAGCATCTCCGCATCCTCCTGCAGAGGAGTATCTCCGCATCCTCCTGCAGAGGAGTATCTCCTCGGCCCGCTGCAGAGGAGCATCTCCGCATCCTCCTGCAGAGGAGTATCTCCGCATCCTCCTGCAGAGGAGCATCTCCTCAGCCCGCTGCAGAGGAGTATCTCCTCAGCCCGCTGCCGCCATGCTTCCCACTGGGGATGGTGTGTTCATGGTGGTGTGCACTGTAATCTGGTGTTCAGTCTTGCCAGAAAGATCAGTTTTGCTCTTATCAGGCCATAGTACCTTCTACCAGTAGACTTCAGAGTCTCTCACAAGCCTTGGCACCCTGCCAACATGGTGTTCTAATGTAATGGGATGTGGATGAAACGTTTGCGTCATACATTACTGCATTTCTGTTGGtgtactattaaaaaaaaaatacttttcaatAAATCAGCTGAGTTTATTTCTATAAATGTAATAGCAAACATTGTATTAGGACAAACAAAATGCTGATAAGTAGAATTGTGTGTAAATAGCTGAAAGCAGCAGAACTGAACCTTGTTTTCGTCCCATCCAGCCCACGCCAGGCTGATGTTCAGAGAGACTGTGACCATAGAGGACGCCGTCATTGCTGTCTCTGTCATGGAGTGCTCCATGCAGGTAAGGACAACACAAGATGACCCATGCTACACTAATCCCATCTGACCCTTGCTTTGCGTTTGTTCCTTAATATATGGAACTGTTGGTTAAATGGATAAATTGCCATTTCTGCCATAGACCAATTCATCTTGCTCTTTGCCCATGTCTCTGTGTTCCACCCTGACCCTGCAGCAGTCTGTAACTGTAGggtgctctcctcctccaccctgcaGCAGTCTGTAACTGTAGggtgctctcctcctccaccctgcaGCAGTCTGTAACTGTAGgttgctctcctcctccaccctgcaGCAGTCTGTAACTGTAGggtgctctcctcctccaccctgcaGCAGTCTGTAACTGTAGGCTGCTCTCCTCCACCCTGCAGCAGTCTGTAACTGTAGGGTGCTGTCCTCCTCCACCCTGCAGTAGTCTGTAACTGTAGGGTGCTCTCCTCCACCCTGCAGCAGTCTAACTGTAGGGTGCTCTCCTCTCCCACCTTGCAGCAGTCTGTAACTGTAGGGTGCTCTCCTCTCCCACCTTGCAGCAGTCTGTAACTGTAGGGTGCTCTCCTCTCCCACCCTGCAGCAGTCTGTAACTGTAGGGTGCTCTCCTCCACCCTGCAGCAGTCTGTAACTGTAGggtgctctcctcctccaccctgcaGCAGTCTGTAACTGTAGgttgctctcctcctccaccctgcaGCAGTCTGTAACTGTAGggtgctctcctcctccaccctgcaGCAGTCTGTAACTGTAGGGTGCTCTCCTTTCCCACCCTGCAGCAGTCTGTAACTGTAGGGTGCTCTCCTCTCCCACCCTGCAGCAGTCTGTAACTGTAGggtgctctcctcctccaccctgcaGCAGTCTGTAACTGTAGGGTGCTCTCCTCTCCCACCCTGCAGCAGTCTGTAACTGTAGggtgctctcctcctccaccctgcaGCAGTCTGTAACTGTAGGGTGTTCTCCTCTCCCACCCTGCAGCAGTCTGTAACTGTAGggtgctctcctcctccaccttgcAGCAGTCTGTAACTGTAGGGTGCTCTCCTTTCCCACCCTGCAGCAGTCTGTAACTGTAGGGTGCTCTCCTCTCCCACCCTGCAGCAGTCTGTAACTGTAGggtgctctcctcctccaccctgctGCAGTCTGTAACTGTAGggtgctctcctcctccactctgCAGCAGTCTGTAACTGTAGggtgctctcctcctccaccctgcaGCAGTCTGTAACTAGGGTGCTCTCCTCTTTCAGGGCGGTGCTCTGCTGGGGAATGTAAACGCGTTACTCACCTCGTTCCCCTCCGACCCCGGTCAGCAGTATCAGCTCCAGTGTCAGACCCTGCTGGAGGGGCTGAACCTGCCACTGCTCCTTCAGAAGGACATGGACAGACAGGTCAGGTGAGTCACTACCTCCCACACTGTTAGCATCTGCACGTCTCCATGCACACCAGCATATCACCACCGTCCATACTAACACgcctgaaaacgcatatcacatgaccatcCAACACATGCTCActccgacgcacggggtaccccccTTACGTTACTTTGGACGGACCGGGCACGGCGTGTCAACatactcgttacatgcatagtgtcctttcaaaataaacttctgttttcacaggaagttaggtttaagcaacgcaaccacttaggtagggtcaggaaacggtcgtggttgatgttactttcactgactaatgactcacaggaccgacgataccgacgagtcacatgacaaaataagtcaacgttgcttttagtttcacacgggacacgaacatcggtctcctggttgaaattcttgtttgtttgacccgccCACCCTGAGCGAACTCTCGCTCTATTAATACTAGTTCACTGCTCCGACCGTCGCATAACGCCGCGGGAGGGATCAcactggagttagttgaaagcccggttcatcacGTACTGTCGCTAAAGGTGCCTTCGTGcatcggtttccgatgccgagggctTTTGACCAATCGGCAGTTTGTACACTGGTCATGCACGTGCCAGCGTAAACAGGAACCACATTGTCTACTCTGCGTTCGGTTGCttagttgcaaaaaaaaaaagaagaacagcAATGGTGAAAAGCAAGAGCAGATTTCTGAGCTTGGACTGATGACAAGGTGGAGCTGTTACTGACAGCAACACATGAGTATCAGGGAAGACCAATCAGAAAAGGACACGTTGGGACTGATCAAACCAAATCAGGAAGCCAACGTGGACGTCTGCGTCAGTGTTTTCAAACATCTCTGTTACTGCCCGTCCGGAGCTTTCAAACTAAAATGTGATCAGCAGtgttttcaaacgtctccgttttAGGGGTTCTACCACTCCAGAGTAGCGTGGACACTACGCACAAACGAAACAAAAATTCTGCGTTTTAATATGAAAACAAACTAGTGTGGATGCAGCCTCAGGATGTGGCTCATGTTATCTGTTTCTTATTCTCAAGAAATCACAAAGAGGTCAATGAACTTCCTTTGTGACAACTTCCTTAACTAGCACGTGTTGTCCATGTCCATGTGATccatagggttagggttagggttagatccATCCCACCAAACATGTCCTGTATTTGTCTCGTCTCGTGGTTGTATTTTCTCTTcttatactactaatacttccACAGCAATCTGGGAATACAGTTTCTTTATGTGCCTGTCTTTAACATCATTTTGTTTAATGTGTTTAAAGTATTGTACATATATCAGGGTTCCTATAGCTTTAACCCTCACACTGAAGGAGTTCATGTGCATTGTCTTTGTTCACTAGGCTGAAGAGCAGAGCCTCAGAGGCCTCCCAGCTCCACCCACCAACTGATCATTACCAGCGTCAACTCAGAGACCCAAACTCCACCAACACAACACACCGCCATGACGTCACCACGGTGGACAGTGGCTTGGACTGGTTCCACTCCATCACTCCATCACTGTCGCCAGATGGTATGGCCTCGTCCATGACTACAGCAGCTCAACATACCCGGAACAGAAAACCAAACCCCAGCTGGTCAGACATGTCTCCAGTAAGCAAACAGTCACACTGTCAAAGTGAGAAGGACTGTCTGAGTAACACTGGCTCCTCATTGAACCGTGGAACTATTCCCTTTGCTTCAGAAGAAGACACCAGAAAAAGCCCaaaggagagatggagagatgaaaCCCAGCCAAAGACACTGGGCTGTGTGTTTCAGAAAGTCTCCAAGAATCTGAGAGACAGACGAAGACAGCTGGAGCTGAATCAGCAGCATGGAGAGAGGGTGGTGTCTGCTGATAGTTTAGATACAACCTCATCAGGTGAGAAGCTAGCTCAGGATAACCTGTCCTCTGGCAGAGACAGTAGATGTGGGAAGGAAGACAAGAGGGACCAGACTGGGACTAAGAACACCAGTACTGAGCTAAAGGAACAGATGGACACTGAAGCTGAAACAGGTGAAGAGTTGCATGCAAAGTTGTCAGGTTTTATATTCAAACCAAGGAAGATGAGAGCTTCAGTCCACAACcagcagctcagctcagagATCCAGACTAGTAGTAACCCCGGCAGCAGAGAtcttcacacccacacacttagACCAGTTAGACATGAGGAGTCTGCTGACCCACTTACAGACACAGAGAAGAATAAAAGACAGAACCAGTACCAAAGAAAAAAGGTGAGCTGTGACAGTGGGGGGGGACAGAGTGGGTCTGGAGTCAGTATGGATCAGGATGGTTTGGCCCGAGTCGACTCAGCCACCTCCATTATAGATCCAGCACCTTCCAGGTCCACTGTGGCCTCTTCAACGCTGGATAAACTCTCCAGATTCTCATTCACCTGCTCAACTGAACCCACGACCACACCTCAAACCACAGTGGGAAACAGTCCTCCTAATGGAGTGGAAGAAAGAGATGGTGCTTTAAATCCCCCTGAACACAGTCCTTTAGTAAGGAAGATCCAAACTGTACAGGACCCGGAGCTCCCACGAAGACGGGAACACCAACACTGGACAGAGTCACCGACTAAAACCATGTCCAAGAGCAAAGCAAAGCACACAGAGGGGACTCCTGCTGCAGACCAGAGGAACAGTGTAGAGATGGTGAACAATCTGAAGAAGAGGAAGTGTTTTGAGCTGGGCCCTCCACTGAGTAGTGTTGCTGGTTCCAGGGGTCCCTTCTCTCTGTTTGACTCTGTCGCGTTCAGTAATGATGTTCTGGACACTGACTGGGACCAAGAGGTTTCAAAGAAAGCCAAAATGTGAAGTCCTAGGCTGCT
It includes:
- the mcm9 gene encoding DNA helicase MCM9 isoform X3 — its product is MWDTFCLSLVLSYAPVLPRFWNTSVITCAQSVVTSSACRLILTSSTPLSRWQPVLILRAVLHISSAVCLEDLSLLPAGTTRRSRYRSRCRGCQWAVFLVLWWWFWRMIWWTVVNLLLLLGDDVTVYGVMCQRWKPFYDGARCDVELALKANNMEVNNQQAAAALLLKDTQKEFEDFWTNYKHDPIAGRNQILLSLCPQVFGMYVIKLAVAMVLAGGVQRIDSSGTKIRGECHMLLVGDPGTGKSQFLKYAAKIMPRSVLTAGIGSTSAGLTVAAVKDGGDWHLEAGALVLSDGGLCCIDEFNSIKEHDRISIHEAMEQQSISVAKAGMVCKLNTRTSILAAANPKGQYDPNEPLSVNVALASPLLSRFDLVLVLLDTRNAEWDHTISSFILEDRGLPAESASLWSMEKMKAYFSVIKRLQPQLSDEANSILTRYYQLQRQSDGRNAARTTIRMLESLSRLAEAHARLMFRETVTIEDAVIAVSVMECSMQGGALLGNVNALLTSFPSDPGQQYQLQCQTLLEGLNLPLLLQKDMDRQVRLKSRASEASQLHPPTDHYQRQLRDPNSTNTTHRHDVTTVDSGLDWFHSITPSLSPDGMASSMTTAAQHTRNRKPNPSWSDMSPVSKQSHCQSEKDCLSNTGSSLNRGTIPFASEEDTRKSPKERWRDETQPKTLGCVFQKVSKNLRDRRRQLELNQQHGERVVSADSLDTTSSGEKLAQDNLSSGRDSRCGKEDKRDQTGTKNTSTELKEQMDTEAETGEELHAKLSGFIFKPRKMRASVHNQQLSSEIQTSSNPGSRDLHTHTLRPVRHEESADPLTDTEKNKRQNQYQRKKVSCDSGGGQSGSGVSMDQDGLARVDSATSIIDPAPSRSTVASSTLDKLSRFSFTCSTEPTTTPQTTVGNSPPNGVEERDGALNPPEHSPLVRKIQTVQDPELPRRREHQHWTESPTKTMSKSKAKHTEGTPAADQRNSVEMVNNLKKRKCFELGPPLSSVAGSRGPFSLFDSVAFSNDVLDTDWDQEVSKKAKM
- the mcm9 gene encoding DNA helicase MCM9 isoform X2 gives rise to the protein MTMLMSPDQEALIGRVFGSYLMEHHRGDILQLSADTNEDTHWPVLVNAMTLFEANMEVGDYFNAYPNDVLAIFDKLLQRTALELSESASPKDHGGRRTTERMRHTLHARITGLPVCPELTRDTIPRSRDVGHFLSVTGTVIRTSVAKPVLILRAVLHISSAVCLEDLSLLPAGTTRRSRYRSRCRGCQWAVFLVLWWWFWRMIWWTVVNLLLLLGDDVTVYGVMCQRWKPFYDGARCDVELALKANNMEVNNQQAAAALLLKDTQKEFEDFWTNYKHDPIAGRNQILLSLCPQVFGMYVIKLAVAMVLAGGVQRIDSSGTKIRGECHMLLVGDPGTGKSQFLKYAAKIMPRSVLTAGIGSTSAGLTVAAVKDGGDWHLEAGALVLSDGGLCCIDEFNSIKEHDRISIHEAMEQQSISVAKAGMVCKLNTRTSILAAANPKGQYDPNEPLSVNVALASPLLSRFDLVLVLLDTRNAEWDHTISSFILEDRGLPAESASLWSMEKMKAYFSVIKRLQPQLSDEANSILTRYYQLQRQSDGRNAARTTIRMLESLSRLAEAHARLMFRETVTIEDAVIAVSVMECSMQGGALLGNVNALLTSFPSDPGQQYQLQCQTLLEGLNLPLLLQKDMDRQVRLKSRASEASQLHPPTDHYQRQLRDPNSTNTTHRHDVTTVDSGLDWFHSITPSLSPDGMASSMTTAAQHTRNRKPNPSWSDMSPVSKQSHCQSEKDCLSNTGSSLNRGTIPFASEEDTRKSPKERWRDETQPKTLGCVFQKVSKNLRDRRRQLELNQQHGERVVSADSLDTTSSGEKLAQDNLSSGRDSRCGKEDKRDQTGTKNTSTELKEQMDTEAETGEELHAKLSGFIFKPRKMRASVHNQQLSSEIQTSSNPGSRDLHTHTLRPVRHEESADPLTDTEKNKRQNQYQRKKVSCDSGGGQSGSGVSMDQDGLARVDSATSIIDPAPSRSTVASSTLDKLSRFSFTCSTEPTTTPQTTVGNSPPNGVEERDGALNPPEHSPLVRKIQTVQDPELPRRREHQHWTESPTKTMSKSKAKHTEGTPAADQRNSVEMVNNLKKRKCFELGPPLSSVAGSRGPFSLFDSVAFSNDVLDTDWDQEVSKKAKM